The genomic stretch GGGGGCGGTGGGGGCGGGGTCAGCGCGGCCGGCGCAGCAGCCACGCCCCCGCCACGATCAACGCCGCGGGCACGAGCCACCCGAGGGCGCCCCCGAACCAGCCCCCGAAGATCAGGAACTCGAAGAACGCCCCGAACGCCGCGAAGAACGCCAGCCCGACGCCGACCAGGCGGACGCCCTCCTTCTGTTCCGCGGGGTCCTCGACGATGCTGGCCTTCAGGAAGGTGCCGGCCCCCACCCCGGCGATCACGAGGCCCCAGGCGTAACTCCACGTCTCGAACGACTGGGTGGCCTCCTGCACCAGCAGGATCAGCCCGACCGTCGTGACGATCGCGCCGGGCACCGCGAGGTCCGCGAAGCGGAGGGGGCCGGCGACGGCGACGGCGGCCATCGCCACGCCGGGCACGATGATGAACAACGGCCACGTTTCGCCGCCCCCGAGGCGGGCGAGGACGAGGACGAGGCCGAGCGCGACGAGCAGCAGGCCGAGGGGGCGGGTACGGGCCATGGGGACCTCCTGGCGCGAGTCTAGCGGACCGGCGTGGCGGCGGCGTGGGCGACCGCCGCACGGGCGTGCACGAGCCCGTTCTCGATGAAGACGTCGCTGGTGCGGGTCCCGAAGCCGGCCGAACCGATCGCGTACAGGCCCGGCACGGTCGTCTGGTAGTGCGCGTCGAGCTCCGCGACGCGGGTGGCGGCGTCCACCTTCGCGCCGGCGCCCTCGAGGAGGTCGCCGGTCGCGCGGTAGCCGGTCAGCAGGTACACCCGGTCGGCGGGCAGCGTGAGGGCCTCCCCGTCGCGTTCGGCGTGCACGGCGCCCGGCACGATGCGGCGGACGGTGGTGCGGAAGTGCGCGGCGATCGAGCCCTCCTTCACCCGGTTCTCGAGGTTCGGGCGGATCCAGTACTTGAGGCTGGGCTTGAACGCCTCCCCGCGGTGCACCATCGTCACGCGCGCGCCGCCGCGGTACAGGTCGAGCGCGGCGTCCGCGGCGCTCGAGCCGGCCCCGACGATCACGACGTCGCGCCCGAACCAGCGGTGCGCTTCGTCGTACGCGTGCGTGACGTGCGGCAGGTCCTCGCCCGGCACGTCGAGCCGGTTGGGGGTGTCGAAGTAGCCGGTCGCCACCATCACGCGGCGCGCCCGGAGGGTGCGGACGCCGGCGTCCGCGCCGGGCGCGACGTCGCGCACGTCGAGGGCGAACCCGTCGCCGTCGGGGCGGACGGCGGTCACCTCGTGGAACGGCGCGACGTCGAGCGCCTCCGCGGCGGCGACCTTGCGGTAGTACGCCAGCGCCTCCTTGCGGGTCGGTTTGTCGGTCGCGGTCACGAGCGGGTGGTCGCCGATCTCCAGCCGTTCGCTGGTCGTGAAGAACGTCATGTACGTCGGGTAGCGGTAGATGGCGTCGACCAGGCCGCCCTTCTCCAGCACGCGGGCGTCGAGGCCCGCCCGTTTCGCGCGGATGGCGGCCTCGAGGCCGATGGGGCCGGCGCCGATGATGATCAGGTCCGTCATGCGCGCCAGCGTAGCAGGGACGTCCGCGGGCGACCGGGGTCCGGCTCGCGGTGCCGTGGCGCGGCGCTTCGGGGTGGGCGCGCCCGCGGTACGCTGCCGCGGGAGGCCGGGAGGAGCACCGTGAGCGAAGGACGAACGCCGGGACCGCACCGGGGGTCGGCGCCGGGAGCGGGCCGGTGACCGACACCAACGGGCCGGGGGGCGGAGCGGGCGCGTTCGCGTGGCTCAGCGTGGGGGCGGCGCTGTTGTTCACCAGCTACTTCATGACGACGACGCTCGCGCCGCTGTTGGCGGTGGCGTTGGGCGCACCTCCCGCCCTGTTGGGGTCGGTGGTCGCCGCGACGTTCGTGCTGCCGCTCCTGCTCGCGATCCCCACCGGGGGGTGGGTCGACCGGGTCGGGGGGCGACCGCTCGCGGTCGCGGGGACCGGCCTGCTGGTGCTCGCGCCGGTGGGGGTGGCGGTCGCACCGTCGATCGCGACGTTGTTCGGCCTGCAGGTCCTCACCGGCGTCGGGCAGCTGTTGGGCGTCGTCGCGGCGCAGTCGCTGGTGGCGGGCTTCGGGGCCGGGCGGGCCCGCGAACGCAACTACGGGGTGTACGGCGCCTTCGTGTCCGGTGGGCAGCTGCTGGGTCCGGTCGGCGCGGGCGTGCTGGTGGACCTCGCCGGGTTCGCGGCGGCGTTCGGGGTCGCGTCGGGCGTCGCGGCGCTCGGGACGCTGGCCTTCGCCGCCGTCCGGCCCGCCGCCCGGCCGGCGGGGCCGCCCCCCGACCCCGCGGGTCGGACGCCGTGGCGGGCGCGGCTCCGGTCCGCGTGGGGCGCC from Trueperaceae bacterium encodes the following:
- a CDS encoding MFS transporter, whose product is MTDTNGPGGGAGAFAWLSVGAALLFTSYFMTTTLAPLLAVALGAPPALLGSVVAATFVLPLLLAIPTGGWVDRVGGRPLAVAGTGLLVLAPVGVAVAPSIATLFGLQVLTGVGQLLGVVAAQSLVAGFGAGRARERNYGVYGAFVSGGQLLGPVGAGVLVDLAGFAAAFGVASGVAALGTLAFAAVRPAARPAGPPPDPAGRTPWRARLRSAWGALPRGAARVAGLLRLPSVRASLWVSGTVMVVMIAHNSFLPASLEERRVPATLIGGIVSLRSLVAVVVRPFMARIVAAFGGRRPTFLAMLALASVGTAGLAVGANLVLQGVAAVALGVAVGVAQPLTMAAMVEEVAAERHGFALGTRITANRLAQVVAPLALGAAAQAFGYAATFLLTAGFLAAMTGGLGRLRR
- a CDS encoding YpdA family putative bacillithiol disulfide reductase; this encodes MTDLIIIGAGPIGLEAAIRAKRAGLDARVLEKGGLVDAIYRYPTYMTFFTTSERLEIGDHPLVTATDKPTRKEALAYYRKVAAAEALDVAPFHEVTAVRPDGDGFALDVRDVAPGADAGVRTLRARRVMVATGYFDTPNRLDVPGEDLPHVTHAYDEAHRWFGRDVVIVGAGSSAADAALDLYRGGARVTMVHRGEAFKPSLKYWIRPNLENRVKEGSIAAHFRTTVRRIVPGAVHAERDGEALTLPADRVYLLTGYRATGDLLEGAGAKVDAATRVAELDAHYQTTVPGLYAIGSAGFGTRTSDVFIENGLVHARAAVAHAAATPVR